In Aciduliprofundum sp. MAR08-339, a single window of DNA contains:
- a CDS encoding CARDB domain-containing protein, with protein MKKLQIAILISLLLLGTIPLGVHASQLNIHIDGPTIIGTNQTVQYKVYVEGYFPLYRCGILISGYNLTGAKPLNQYVTSSKDGYFVFNVTAPNLPQTIYLNFVAYGMINNTKIGATTSRVLAVQVKRAMDVNVKIKNPENYDLYNTMLSFYLDGRYIGNTTVKVIKANSTKDVTYKWIPHGLYSGEHVLTVKISNNGVVFANGQKTYEYRFYYGTPPSYEYITYLSWGLLILVIVLFTLFFLGRQGKKSGPAPKWKK; from the coding sequence GTGAAAAAACTGCAAATTGCAATATTAATCTCTCTTCTCCTTTTGGGAACCATACCCTTGGGTGTCCATGCCAGCCAGTTAAATATACATATAGATGGTCCAACAATAATAGGCACCAACCAAACGGTACAGTACAAGGTATATGTGGAAGGATATTTTCCGCTTTACAGATGCGGCATCCTAATTAGTGGATACAATCTCACAGGTGCAAAGCCCCTGAACCAGTATGTCACATCAAGTAAGGATGGTTACTTTGTGTTCAACGTAACCGCTCCAAACTTACCCCAAACAATATATTTGAACTTCGTTGCATACGGTATGATAAACAACACAAAGATAGGAGCAACCACATCCAGGGTTCTGGCAGTTCAGGTAAAAAGGGCCATGGATGTCAATGTAAAAATAAAGAACCCTGAAAATTATGACCTGTACAACACTATGCTATCCTTCTATCTGGATGGAAGATACATAGGCAACACCACGGTTAAGGTCATCAAGGCAAATTCAACAAAGGACGTGACTTACAAATGGATTCCACACGGGCTGTACAGCGGAGAGCATGTTCTAACCGTGAAGATATCCAACAACGGAGTGGTCTTCGCAAATGGCCAGAAAACCTATGAGTATCGTTTCTATTACGGCACACCTCCATCATACGAGTACATAACATACCTGAGTTGGGGTCTTCTCATTCTGGTCATCGTTCTTTTCACCCTGTTCTTCTTGGGCAGACAGGGAAAGAAAAGTGGACCTGCTCCAAAATGGAAAAAATAA